One Desulfovibrio sp. UIB00 DNA window includes the following coding sequences:
- a CDS encoding polysaccharide biosynthesis/export family protein has translation MEAHGEYHARALSLLQLQPRSPVEPTRTEHVSAPSDTGDTRRYEDIDHGTLGPYSLFAEPPLGAMQARIHCINTAMSHRTIVTFLMIFFAMTTAVKAENAPQPYAANLFQGNFSQSKDAAKDAKDASIIAPGDRVVLRLWGGDLKVDSTLTVAADGHLDVPEVGAIPVAGLGYDKLTEALRSKLAANGHADAQIYAAPLDARPVAVFVTGGVARPGRYTGTPGDPLLSFLDKAGGLDPMRGSYRDIRLMRDGKAVASLDLYPFARKGVLPAVRVQEGDTLVVGDKGPTITAIGAVRTSAKFEFPKGKSTGTALIELAEPQNSASHIALSGTRNGAPYSTYLPLKELRNLMLEDGDQVQFIADAPGNTMMVEVQGAVRGASRFPVRRGARLQEVKNFIAVEPGRANLQAMYIKRKSVAARQKKAIADSLRRLEETALTASSASADEAAIRAKEAEMVSKFVERAKSVEPEGVVVLDGGPDKADLSLEDGDIIVIPPKSDVVLVSGEVMMPQAMLWGKKKDVDDYIKGAGGYTNRADHDKVLVLHQNGSVSQNGDDILPGDQVMVLPKVESKNMQAVKDITQVIMQVVVSARLLLGMPSL, from the coding sequence ATGGAAGCGCACGGCGAATACCACGCCCGTGCGCTTTCCTTGTTGCAGTTGCAGCCTCGCAGCCCTGTTGAACCGACACGCACTGAGCATGTCTCAGCGCCTTCAGACACTGGAGATACAAGGCGTTACGAGGATATTGACCACGGAACCCTGGGGCCATACAGCCTGTTTGCGGAACCACCTCTGGGGGCCATGCAAGCCCGAATCCATTGCATCAACACTGCCATGTCGCACAGAACTATTGTTACTTTTCTGATGATCTTTTTTGCCATGACCACTGCGGTCAAGGCCGAAAACGCGCCCCAGCCCTACGCTGCCAACCTGTTTCAGGGCAATTTTTCGCAGAGCAAGGACGCCGCCAAGGACGCAAAGGATGCCTCCATCATCGCACCTGGCGACCGGGTGGTGCTGCGCCTGTGGGGCGGCGACCTCAAGGTGGACAGCACCCTGACTGTGGCCGCCGACGGACATCTGGACGTACCGGAAGTGGGGGCCATACCTGTGGCGGGCCTTGGCTACGACAAGCTGACCGAAGCCCTGCGCAGCAAACTTGCCGCCAACGGACACGCCGATGCGCAGATTTACGCGGCACCGCTGGATGCCCGGCCTGTGGCTGTTTTTGTCACAGGCGGCGTTGCCAGGCCTGGACGTTATACCGGCACCCCCGGCGACCCTTTGCTGAGCTTTCTGGACAAAGCCGGGGGCCTTGACCCCATGCGCGGCAGTTATCGCGACATCCGCCTCATGCGCGATGGCAAGGCTGTTGCCAGCCTCGACCTCTACCCCTTTGCCCGCAAGGGCGTGTTGCCCGCTGTGCGCGTGCAGGAAGGCGACACGCTTGTGGTGGGCGACAAAGGCCCCACCATCACGGCCATAGGCGCGGTGCGCACCTCTGCAAAATTTGAATTCCCCAAGGGCAAATCCACGGGCACGGCCCTGATTGAACTGGCGGAACCTCAGAACAGCGCCTCGCACATCGCCCTTTCCGGCACACGCAACGGCGCGCCCTACAGCACCTATCTGCCGCTCAAGGAACTGCGCAACCTGATGCTTGAAGACGGCGATCAGGTGCAGTTTATTGCAGATGCGCCCGGCAATACCATGATGGTTGAGGTGCAGGGCGCAGTGCGCGGGGCTTCGCGTTTTCCCGTTCGGCGCGGCGCCCGCCTGCAGGAAGTGAAGAACTTCATTGCCGTTGAGCCTGGTCGCGCCAACCTTCAGGCCATGTACATCAAGCGCAAGAGCGTTGCCGCCCGGCAGAAAAAAGCCATTGCGGATTCCCTGCGCAGGCTGGAAGAAACAGCCCTTACGGCTTCCTCTGCCAGCGCGGATGAAGCGGCCATCCGCGCCAAGGAGGCAGAGATGGTCTCCAAATTTGTGGAGCGGGCCAAGAGCGTGGAACCGGAAGGCGTGGTTGTGCTTGATGGCGGGCCGGACAAAGCCGACCTCTCGCTGGAAGACGGCGATATCATTGTGATCCCGCCCAAGAGCGACGTGGTGCTGGTGAGCGGCGAGGTTATGATGCCGCAGGCCATGCTGTGGGGCAAAAAGAAGGATGTGGACGACTACATCAAGGGGGCTGGCGGTTACACCAACCGCGCAGACCACGACAAGGTCCTTGTGCTGCACCAGAACGGCTCGGTGTCGCAGAACGGCGATGATATTCTGCCCGGCGATCAGGTGATGGTACTGCCCAAGGTGGAATCCAAGAACATGCAGGCAGTCAAGGACATCACTCAGGTTATCATGCAGGTGGTGGTTTCCGCCCGGTTGCTGCTGGGCATGCCATCGCTGTAA
- a CDS encoding DVU3141 family protein encodes MQMRSAHWPMALPGKGRLGLSGLAVLTALLLGGCGFGGSPAQPETPPGPVTGFMIVSAVGETATVDDPDFGKGVRVSLDELFTSAKGEDCKRGTVLSGQREAEVIVICKDDKGRWNMAPRVWGQGLSQ; translated from the coding sequence ATGCAAATGCGTTCAGCTCATTGGCCGATGGCTCTGCCCGGCAAAGGCCGCCTGGGCCTTTCCGGTCTGGCGGTTCTTACGGCTCTGCTGCTCGGCGGGTGCGGCTTCGGCGGGTCCCCGGCCCAGCCGGAAACGCCTCCCGGCCCTGTCACTGGCTTCATGATCGTCTCCGCAGTGGGAGAAACCGCGACTGTTGACGACCCTGATTTTGGCAAGGGGGTACGAGTGAGCCTGGACGAGCTTTTCACCTCGGCCAAGGGCGAAGACTGCAAACGCGGCACCGTGCTTTCAGGCCAGCGTGAAGCGGAAGTTATTGTCATCTGCAAGGACGACAAAGGCCGCTGGAACATGGCCCCCCGCGTGTGGGGCCAGGGTCTTTCGCAGTAG
- a CDS encoding molybdopterin-binding protein: protein MKTIHVHDAVGSILCHDITRIIPGESKGPVFRKGHVVREEDVEVLLQVGKEHLYVFESLPGMVHENDAAARVISAVSGGNLTCTEPKEGRIDLKAACDGLLRVDVPVLNRINSLGEISVATIHSMQHVTKGRSVAGARVVPLMIEDEKLRQLESFVDGPVVEVLPLRRARVGVVTTGSEVFYGRIQDAFGPVLRKKFAALGSTVVGQTLTSDEVPMTAGAIRDFLEQGADFIVVTGGMSVDPDDRTPTAIRASGAEVVSYGAPVYPGAMFLLAYAQGAAGRVPVLGLPGCVMYHKASIFDLVVPRLLAGIEVTAADVAALGHGGFCSQCEECRYPICPFGK from the coding sequence ATGAAAACCATCCATGTGCATGACGCCGTGGGCAGTATTTTGTGTCACGACATCACCAGGATTATTCCTGGTGAAAGCAAGGGGCCTGTTTTTCGCAAAGGCCATGTTGTGCGGGAAGAAGACGTTGAGGTGCTGTTGCAGGTTGGCAAAGAGCATCTTTATGTTTTTGAATCCCTGCCCGGCATGGTTCACGAAAACGATGCCGCCGCGCGTGTTATTTCTGCCGTTTCCGGCGGCAACCTGACATGCACGGAGCCCAAGGAAGGGCGTATCGACCTCAAGGCCGCCTGTGACGGGCTGCTGCGTGTGGATGTGCCTGTTCTCAACCGTATAAACAGCCTTGGCGAAATTTCTGTCGCAACTATCCACTCCATGCAGCACGTGACGAAGGGGCGCTCGGTAGCGGGAGCCCGCGTGGTGCCGTTGATGATTGAGGATGAAAAATTGCGGCAGCTAGAATCTTTCGTCGATGGGCCGGTCGTTGAAGTTCTGCCTCTGCGTCGCGCCAGGGTTGGCGTGGTCACAACGGGCAGCGAAGTATTTTACGGGCGCATTCAGGATGCCTTTGGCCCTGTGCTGCGCAAAAAGTTTGCCGCTCTTGGCAGCACGGTGGTGGGGCAGACCCTCACCAGCGATGAAGTGCCCATGACTGCCGGAGCAATCAGGGATTTTCTCGAACAGGGCGCTGACTTTATTGTGGTAACAGGCGGAATGTCTGTTGACCCGGACGACCGCACGCCAACTGCCATCCGCGCTTCCGGAGCGGAGGTGGTCAGCTATGGCGCGCCTGTGTATCCGGGGGCCATGTTCCTTCTGGCCTATGCCCAGGGGGCGGCAGGACGGGTGCCCGTGTTGGGGCTGCCCGGATGCGTCATGTACCACAAGGCCAGCATTTTTGATCTCGTTGTGCCGCGCCTGCTGGCCGGCATTGAGGTAACGGCAGCTGATGTGGCGGCATTGGGGCACGGGGGCTTTTGCTCCCAGTGTGAAGAATGCCGCTATCCGATCTGTCCGTTCGGGAAATAG
- a CDS encoding molybdopterin-dependent aldehyde oxidoreductase: METKTLVINGIPRRLLANPDDMLVDVLRDQLQLTSVKVGCGKGQCGACTVILDGKVVRACVVKMSRVAENAAVTTLEGVGTPDHLHPLQHSWIYHGAAQCGFCTPGFIVSAKALLDSNPNPSREDVRDWFQKNHNVCRCTGYKPLVDAVMDAAALMRGDKTLDDVTFKMPADGRIWGSTMPRPSAVAKVTGTAEFGADAAHRLPANTLHLAIAQAKVSHANIKGIDTSEAEKMPGVYKVLTHKDVKGRNRITGLITFPTNKGDGWERPILNDTKIFQYGDALAIVCADSECNARAAAEKVKFDLELLPEYMSAPEAMAPDAIEIHPGTPNIYYDQLEEKGADTAPFFNDPANVIAEGDYYTQRQPHLPIEPDVGYGYVNDKGQVVLHSKSVAIHLHALMIAPGLGLEFPKDLVLVQNTTGGTFGYKFSPTMEALVGVAVMATGRPCHLRYNYEQQQNYTGKRSPFWTTVRFAANKQGKILAMETDWSVDHGPYSEFGDLLTLRGAQYIGAGYGIANIRGKGRTVATNHCWGAAFRGYGAPETEFPSEVLMDELAEKLGMDPFDIRELNCYREGDTNPSGQVPEVMSLPEMFQKMRPYYEEAKKTVKAKSTAEVKRGVGIALGVYGAGLDGPDTSEAWAELNPDGSVTVGNSWEDHGQGADSGTLGTAHEALRPLGIKPENIHLVMNDTSKTPNSGPAGGSRSQVVTGNATRVACEMLIEGMRKPTGGGFFTYEEMKAEGRPVHYDGKWSAPAKDCDAKGQGEPFACYMYGLFLAEVAVEVATGKTTVEKLVCVADIGTLCNKLVVDGQIYGGLAQGVGLALTEDYEDLKKHSTLAGAGVPTIKMIPDDMEIVYVQTPRKAGPFGASGVGEMPLTAPHPAIINAIYNACGARVRHLPARPEKVLAAMPK; the protein is encoded by the coding sequence ATGGAAACAAAAACCCTTGTGATTAACGGCATTCCCCGGCGCTTGCTGGCTAACCCCGACGATATGCTTGTGGACGTGCTGCGCGATCAGTTGCAGCTCACCAGTGTCAAAGTTGGTTGCGGCAAGGGTCAGTGCGGTGCCTGCACGGTGATCCTTGACGGCAAAGTTGTACGCGCCTGCGTGGTCAAAATGAGCCGCGTGGCGGAAAACGCCGCCGTAACCACGCTGGAAGGCGTGGGTACCCCCGACCATCTGCATCCGCTCCAGCATTCCTGGATTTACCACGGCGCGGCCCAGTGCGGTTTCTGTACCCCCGGTTTCATCGTTTCGGCCAAGGCCCTGCTTGATTCCAATCCCAATCCCAGCCGTGAAGACGTGCGCGACTGGTTCCAGAAAAATCACAACGTCTGCCGCTGTACGGGCTACAAGCCCCTGGTGGACGCGGTCATGGACGCCGCCGCCCTCATGCGCGGTGATAAAACGCTGGACGACGTTACCTTCAAGATGCCTGCCGATGGCCGCATCTGGGGTTCCACCATGCCCCGTCCTTCTGCCGTCGCCAAGGTGACGGGCACTGCCGAATTCGGCGCGGACGCGGCGCACCGCCTGCCCGCCAACACCCTGCACCTCGCCATTGCCCAGGCCAAGGTATCTCATGCCAACATCAAGGGCATAGACACCTCTGAAGCCGAAAAAATGCCCGGCGTGTACAAGGTTCTGACCCACAAGGACGTGAAGGGCAGGAACCGCATCACCGGCCTGATCACCTTCCCCACCAACAAGGGCGATGGCTGGGAACGTCCTATCCTTAACGATACCAAAATCTTCCAATACGGCGATGCGCTGGCCATTGTCTGCGCTGACTCCGAATGCAACGCCCGCGCTGCGGCTGAAAAGGTCAAGTTTGACCTTGAGCTGCTGCCCGAATACATGAGCGCCCCCGAGGCCATGGCCCCGGACGCCATCGAAATCCACCCCGGCACCCCCAACATCTACTACGACCAGCTTGAGGAAAAAGGCGCGGATACCGCTCCCTTCTTCAATGATCCGGCAAACGTCATCGCGGAAGGCGATTACTACACCCAGCGCCAGCCCCACCTGCCAATCGAACCCGACGTGGGCTACGGCTATGTGAACGACAAGGGCCAGGTGGTTCTCCACTCCAAGTCCGTTGCCATTCATCTGCACGCGCTGATGATCGCCCCCGGCCTCGGCCTGGAATTCCCCAAGGATCTCGTGCTGGTGCAGAACACCACCGGCGGCACCTTTGGCTATAAGTTCAGCCCCACCATGGAAGCCCTTGTGGGCGTGGCCGTTATGGCTACCGGCCGTCCCTGCCACCTGCGTTACAACTACGAACAGCAGCAGAACTACACCGGCAAGCGTTCGCCCTTCTGGACGACCGTGCGCTTTGCCGCCAACAAGCAGGGCAAGATTCTTGCCATGGAAACGGACTGGAGCGTTGACCACGGCCCCTACTCCGAATTCGGCGATCTGCTCACCCTGCGCGGCGCGCAGTATATCGGCGCTGGTTACGGCATTGCCAACATTCGCGGCAAGGGCCGCACCGTTGCCACCAACCACTGCTGGGGTGCGGCTTTCCGCGGCTACGGCGCGCCGGAAACCGAATTCCCCTCCGAAGTGCTCATGGACGAACTGGCTGAAAAGCTGGGCATGGATCCCTTCGACATCCGCGAGCTGAACTGCTACCGCGAAGGCGATACCAACCCCTCCGGTCAGGTGCCTGAAGTCATGAGCCTGCCCGAAATGTTCCAGAAAATGCGCCCCTACTACGAAGAAGCCAAAAAGACCGTTAAGGCCAAGTCCACCGCCGAAGTCAAACGCGGCGTGGGTATTGCCCTTGGCGTGTATGGCGCGGGCCTTGACGGGCCGGACACCTCCGAAGCCTGGGCCGAACTGAACCCCGACGGCAGCGTCACTGTGGGCAACTCGTGGGAAGACCACGGCCAGGGCGCTGACTCCGGCACTCTGGGCACCGCCCATGAAGCGCTGCGTCCTCTGGGCATCAAGCCTGAAAACATCCATCTGGTCATGAACGACACCAGCAAGACCCCCAATTCCGGCCCTGCTGGCGGTTCGCGCTCCCAGGTTGTCACCGGCAACGCCACCCGCGTGGCCTGCGAAATGCTTATTGAAGGCATGCGCAAGCCCACCGGCGGCGGCTTCTTCACCTATGAGGAAATGAAGGCCGAAGGCCGCCCCGTGCACTATGACGGCAAGTGGTCTGCTCCGGCCAAGGACTGCGATGCCAAGGGCCAGGGCGAACCCTTTGCCTGCTACATGTACGGTCTGTTCCTTGCCGAAGTGGCCGTTGAGGTCGCAACCGGCAAGACCACGGTTGAAAAGCTTGTGTGCGTGGCTGACATCGGCACCCTGTGCAACAAGCTGGTGGTTGACGGTCAGATCTACGGCGGCTTGGCGCAGGGCGTTGGCCTTGCCCTGACCGAAGACTACGAAGACCTGAAGAAGCACAGCACCCTTGCTGGCGCGGGCGTGCCCACCATCAAGATGATTCCTGACGACATGGAAATCGTCTATGTGCAGACCCCCCGCAAGGCTGGCCCCTTCGGCGCTTCCGGCGTGGGCGAAATGCCCCTTACCGCGCCGCACCCTGCCATCATCAACGCCATCTACAATGCTTGCGGCGCGCGTGTGCGCCACTTGCCCGCCCGCCCCGAAAAGGTGTTGGCGGCCATGCCCAAGTAG
- a CDS encoding pyridine nucleotide-disulfide oxidoreductase/dicluster-binding protein has protein sequence MMDQQRLHEIESHCTQESPPRCRVACPFDLDVRAFMARMAEGKQGEARKVLERHLPLPGIIARICDHPCENSCLRQDLGGSLAMHGLELSCMLAVGTQTRMLPLPPKKFRMAVMGAGLAGLTAAWDLSRKAYPVTVFHSGAPGEFLLAAHPALAADNTAGIAKDFLAEDMEALGRQKVSFTQATLDAALLEKLAAEYDAVLVDADAVQQLAPGLAPDEALVEAETLLWRDNICCAGWRSRTPTGHAFASPSRQAGQGRHAAQTMERVTSGVSLTAARDKSQGPLHTDVTGIAPVPRVEPAAQAVCGEPLYSAEESAREAERCLQCQCMICVRECVYLQKYKGYPRLYARQVNNNASIVKGLHTANALINGCALCGQCEELCPENFSMAELCLSAREDMVERGFMPPTAHEFALEDMESASGPECALVLPPLSPAAESQGADASQAVGEQWLFFPGCQLAAARVEQTAALYDLLREKFGNGLKSGVGIMLSCCGIPARWAGRTTLFKEHTDKLRTAWEGLGKPRIMAACSSCIAALREALPEAQTVSVWEVLDGLPFEAPIAGNSLPSVFSIQDPCTARHDAAWLAAVRSLADKCGAKIEEPRLSGASTACCGYGGLVWCAQPETARAMSDHRAAQLEHPGLASCIMCRDRMAASGKECWHLLDLLLPASGKAQSGAAQGPGLSARRANRAALRRKLLEKYGSAAGQQALLADTPEPAGKGRVLVAADVLARLEERHILLSDVEGAVVGAEASGHWFENLDDGHRLGSWRPRKVTFWVEYEAQGEVFVLHDAWCHRMVVPGSGGQEAADVINSHQCCTDGQRPNMLGAQNGGQRGEQS, from the coding sequence ATGATGGATCAACAACGTCTGCACGAAATAGAGTCGCACTGCACACAGGAAAGCCCGCCCCGTTGCCGGGTGGCCTGTCCTTTTGATCTAGATGTGCGCGCCTTCATGGCCCGCATGGCTGAGGGCAAGCAGGGGGAGGCCCGCAAGGTGCTTGAGCGGCATTTGCCCCTGCCCGGCATCATTGCCCGCATTTGCGATCATCCCTGTGAAAACTCCTGTCTGCGGCAGGATCTGGGCGGCAGCCTCGCCATGCATGGGCTTGAACTCTCGTGCATGCTTGCGGTGGGTACGCAGACCCGTATGCTGCCTTTGCCGCCCAAAAAATTCCGCATGGCCGTCATGGGTGCCGGGCTTGCCGGGCTCACGGCAGCCTGGGATCTGTCGCGCAAGGCTTACCCCGTTACAGTCTTTCACTCTGGCGCGCCGGGTGAATTTTTGCTGGCAGCGCATCCCGCACTGGCGGCAGACAATACGGCGGGCATTGCCAAGGATTTTCTGGCCGAAGACATGGAAGCTCTTGGCCGCCAGAAGGTCAGTTTTACTCAGGCAACGCTTGATGCCGCGCTGCTGGAAAAGCTGGCGGCGGAGTATGACGCCGTACTGGTGGATGCTGATGCCGTGCAGCAGCTTGCCCCCGGTCTTGCACCAGACGAAGCGCTGGTGGAGGCGGAAACCCTGCTCTGGCGCGACAATATCTGCTGCGCTGGCTGGCGAAGCCGCACTCCCACAGGTCACGCTTTCGCCTCACCTTCGCGTCAGGCGGGGCAGGGGCGGCATGCCGCCCAGACAATGGAGCGCGTGACCAGCGGCGTTTCCCTCACAGCAGCGCGGGACAAATCTCAGGGGCCGCTGCACACCGATGTGACAGGTATTGCGCCCGTGCCGCGCGTGGAACCAGCCGCGCAGGCTGTTTGCGGCGAGCCGCTCTATTCGGCGGAGGAATCCGCGCGCGAGGCGGAGCGCTGCCTGCAATGCCAGTGTATGATCTGTGTGCGCGAATGCGTATATTTGCAGAAATACAAGGGTTATCCGCGCCTCTACGCACGTCAGGTCAATAACAACGCGTCCATCGTCAAGGGCCTGCACACGGCCAATGCCCTCATCAATGGCTGCGCCCTGTGCGGTCAGTGCGAGGAGCTGTGCCCGGAGAATTTTTCCATGGCCGAGCTGTGCCTCTCCGCACGGGAAGACATGGTGGAACGCGGCTTTATGCCGCCCACGGCCCACGAGTTTGCGCTTGAGGATATGGAAAGCGCCTCCGGGCCGGAATGCGCCCTTGTGCTGCCGCCCTTGTCGCCAGCCGCAGAATCCCAGGGCGCTGACGCGAGTCAGGCGGTGGGCGAGCAGTGGCTGTTCTTCCCCGGCTGTCAGTTGGCTGCGGCCCGCGTGGAACAAACGGCGGCGCTTTATGATCTGCTGCGCGAAAAATTTGGCAACGGCCTGAAATCCGGCGTGGGCATCATGCTTTCCTGCTGCGGCATCCCAGCGCGCTGGGCCGGAAGAACCACCCTGTTCAAGGAGCATACGGACAAACTGCGCACCGCCTGGGAGGGTCTAGGCAAGCCGCGCATCATGGCGGCCTGTTCCTCCTGCATTGCGGCCCTGCGGGAGGCTCTGCCGGAAGCGCAGACCGTTTCCGTGTGGGAGGTGCTGGACGGCTTGCCGTTTGAAGCCCCCATTGCTGGTAATTCCCTGCCCTCGGTATTTTCCATTCAGGATCCCTGCACCGCCCGGCACGATGCGGCCTGGCTTGCCGCTGTGCGCAGTCTGGCTGACAAATGCGGGGCAAAAATTGAAGAACCGCGCCTTTCCGGCGCATCTACAGCCTGTTGCGGCTACGGCGGCCTTGTGTGGTGCGCCCAGCCGGAAACAGCGCGAGCCATGAGCGATCACCGGGCCGCCCAGCTTGAGCACCCCGGCCTTGCCTCGTGCATCATGTGCCGTGACCGCATGGCGGCCAGCGGCAAGGAGTGCTGGCATCTGCTTGATCTGTTGCTGCCAGCGTCAGGCAAGGCTCAGTCCGGCGCGGCTCAAGGGCCGGGCCTTTCGGCGCGTCGCGCCAACAGGGCTGCCTTGCGCCGTAAACTGCTGGAAAAATATGGCAGCGCCGCCGGGCAACAGGCCCTGCTTGCAGACACGCCCGAGCCGGCCGGAAAGGGCAGGGTGCTGGTGGCGGCGGATGTGTTGGCGCGGCTGGAAGAGCGGCATATTCTGCTTTCAGACGTGGAAGGGGCCGTTGTGGGGGCCGAGGCCAGTGGGCACTGGTTCGAGAATCTGGATGACGGGCATCGTCTTGGCTCGTGGCGGCCCAGAAAGGTGACTTTCTGGGTGGAATACGAAGCGCAGGGCGAGGTCTTTGTCCTGCACGATGCGTGGTGCCACCGGATGGTGGTGCCGGGTTCCGGCGGTCAGGAAGCTGCGGATGTCATCAACAGCCACCAGTGCTGCACCGATGGGCAGCGTCCCAACATGTTGGGTGCGCAAAATGGCGGGCAGAGAGGTGAACAGTCATGA
- a CDS encoding DVU_1557 family redox protein, translating into MSMGPNYGPDGGQWVCGRCRVALEQVKVPVFYLNSAFDVFLPRCPKCGLTQVPKSLAEGKMLEVEALLEDK; encoded by the coding sequence ATGAGCATGGGGCCAAACTACGGGCCGGACGGCGGCCAGTGGGTGTGCGGGCGTTGCCGCGTTGCCCTTGAGCAGGTGAAGGTTCCTGTTTTTTATCTCAACAGCGCCTTTGACGTGTTTTTGCCGCGCTGCCCCAAGTGCGGGCTGACGCAGGTGCCCAAATCTCTTGCCGAAGGCAAGATGCTTGAAGTGGAAGCTCTGCTGGAAGATAAATGA
- the trsM gene encoding DVU_1556 family methyltransferase, which translates to MNALWERPDFRRAAGDAWRPGGVELTRRALAWCASAGLLAPGGLVFDLGSGAGATLRLLTQMGYRAVGLDKHAEAGLPVDAAPSADVHIVRADLERPPLTADSCDCIVCECVLSLLHNPLAALRAACRALRPGGVMVVSDLMLRPGYERPGSTGCSGAGSSRSRCSCSGHASAVQSNSSQSIPPTTATAEPLPEKYAAPGSSCLAGARPESAWRGLMEAAGLRLLHYEDNSRALVELAARMIWYGDDATRPVQGCKCGGTAPGKSWRAYGYGLWIARKETP; encoded by the coding sequence ATGAACGCACTGTGGGAAAGACCGGACTTTCGCCGCGCGGCTGGTGACGCATGGCGTCCCGGCGGCGTGGAACTGACGCGTCGAGCGCTTGCGTGGTGCGCTTCTGCGGGCCTGCTCGCGCCCGGCGGGCTGGTTTTTGACCTTGGCAGCGGGGCAGGGGCGACATTGCGCCTGCTCACGCAGATGGGCTACCGTGCCGTGGGGCTGGACAAACACGCTGAGGCCGGACTTCCTGTGGATGCAGCCCCTTCTGCTGACGTCCACATTGTGCGGGCCGATCTTGAGCGCCCGCCGCTGACCGCAGACTCCTGCGACTGCATAGTGTGCGAATGTGTTCTTTCCCTGTTGCACAATCCCCTTGCGGCCTTGCGTGCCGCCTGCCGCGCCCTGCGCCCCGGCGGGGTGATGGTGGTCAGCGACCTCATGTTGCGGCCAGGGTATGAACGCCCCGGCAGCACCGGCTGCTCTGGTGCAGGCTCTTCCCGCTCCCGTTGTTCCTGTTCCGGTCACGCAAGCGCAGTACAATCGAACTCGTCCCAATCCATCCCGCCGACAACAGCGACAGCTGAGCCACTCCCGGAAAAATACGCCGCACCGGGTTCATCGTGCCTTGCGGGTGCGCGGCCTGAATCTGCGTGGCGTGGGCTTATGGAAGCGGCTGGCTTGCGTCTGCTGCATTATGAGGACAACAGCCGCGCTCTGGTGGAGCTGGCTGCCCGCATGATCTGGTACGGCGACGACGCAACCCGGCCCGTTCAAGGGTGCAAGTGCGGGGGAACCGCCCCCGGCAAAAGCTGGCGCGCCTACGGATACGGCCTTTGGATTGCCCGAAAGGAGACCCCATGA
- a CDS encoding DVU_1555 family C-GCAxxG-C-C protein — protein MNPMMMELLPLVHQGYCCSQLLLLLMLQAQDRQNPGVVRAAQGLCHGIGQSDGPCGLLTGGACALALVAGKGAEDEIPHPMLTPLLNDYATWFYDRTEAYGGQRCGQIAAGLGATSGAAGEQPNPVACGDLLAECWGKIMELVQSYELDLTEKA, from the coding sequence ATGAATCCCATGATGATGGAATTATTGCCCCTGGTGCATCAGGGCTATTGTTGCAGCCAGTTGCTGCTCCTGCTCATGTTGCAGGCTCAGGACAGGCAGAACCCCGGCGTTGTGCGCGCCGCGCAGGGCCTGTGTCACGGCATCGGTCAATCGGACGGCCCTTGTGGCCTTTTGACCGGCGGGGCCTGCGCACTGGCTCTGGTCGCGGGTAAGGGGGCGGAAGATGAAATCCCGCATCCCATGCTCACCCCCCTGCTCAATGACTACGCCACATGGTTTTATGACCGCACGGAAGCTTACGGCGGTCAGCGTTGCGGGCAGATTGCGGCTGGGCTCGGCGCGACTTCCGGTGCTGCGGGCGAGCAGCCAAATCCTGTGGCCTGCGGCGACTTGCTAGCGGAATGCTGGGGAAAAATCATGGAACTGGTTCAGAGTTACGAGCTGGATCTGACGGAAAAGGCATGA